The following coding sequences are from one Saprospiraceae bacterium window:
- a CDS encoding arginine deiminase yields the protein MEFKVFCDSEIQSLHKVIVHQPDEGINRISPRKAGDLLFDDIVHLPTMQREHETYIQVLNALIGKNNVLETETLIKEGLDASPEIKMEVLTLIKDFEELPKATMDILFSLPNSTLAQVLISGYYKENDQILFDPIPNFIFTRDIAIAINDHVVITKANKYVRHRENLLARFFFHAHPYFQYLDKENKLINLNLVDQFPPSKKGEAISIEGGDLMLLNKDYLLIGNSERTTDHAFQSLKKVLFEKNIVQNIVEVDVPKERSFMHIDTIFTQINDHHFVGYKPIVKDGLGSYVSVHRKNGQLIEYPSVLDFLLTEINPKIEFIWSGDGDSPYQEREQWTDGCNLLTVRPGVALTYDRNPMTEIAFQKHGYTVIHAYDFLVRLNEDKDYAKNLNNTIITLPSSELSRARGGTHCMSCPILRQIQN from the coding sequence ATGGAGTTCAAAGTATTCTGTGATTCGGAAATTCAATCTCTTCACAAAGTGATCGTACATCAGCCAGACGAAGGGATCAACCGTATCAGCCCAAGAAAAGCAGGAGACTTGCTCTTTGATGACATTGTACATTTGCCTACCATGCAGCGCGAACACGAGACATACATTCAAGTCCTCAACGCCCTGATTGGAAAAAACAATGTGTTGGAGACAGAAACACTGATAAAAGAAGGACTGGATGCTTCTCCTGAAATTAAAATGGAAGTATTGACCTTGATCAAAGATTTTGAAGAGTTGCCCAAAGCGACTATGGATATTTTGTTTTCTTTGCCCAACAGCACTCTCGCCCAGGTTTTAATTTCAGGATATTATAAAGAGAATGATCAAATTTTATTTGATCCGATTCCCAATTTTATTTTCACCAGAGATATCGCCATTGCCATCAATGATCATGTGGTGATTACAAAAGCAAATAAATATGTGCGACATCGTGAAAATTTGTTGGCTCGATTTTTTTTTCATGCACATCCTTACTTTCAATATCTTGACAAAGAAAACAAACTCATCAATTTAAATCTTGTCGATCAGTTTCCTCCATCCAAAAAAGGTGAAGCCATTTCCATAGAAGGCGGAGACCTTATGTTGTTGAATAAAGATTATCTGTTGATCGGCAACAGTGAGCGCACAACAGATCATGCATTTCAATCTCTGAAAAAAGTTTTGTTCGAAAAAAATATTGTGCAAAATATCGTTGAAGTGGATGTTCCAAAAGAGAGGTCGTTCATGCATATCGATACCATTTTTACACAAATCAATGATCATCATTTTGTAGGATACAAACCCATCGTAAAAGATGGTTTGGGATCATACGTCAGCGTCCATCGAAAGAATGGCCAACTGATAGAATATCCGTCAGTACTGGATTTTCTGCTTACTGAGATCAATCCAAAGATCGAATTCATATGGAGTGGAGACGGAGATTCTCCCTATCAGGAAAGAGAACAGTGGACAGATGGATGCAATCTCTTGACAGTAAGGCCGGGAGTGGCCCTCACCTACGACAGAAATCCCATGACTGAAATTGCTTTTCAAAAACATGGATATACTGTCATTCATGCCTATGACTTTTTGGTCAGATTGAATGAAGATAAAGACTATGCAAAAAATCTGAATAATACGATTATTACGCTCCCATCCAGCGAACTGTCCAGAGC